The Brassica napus cultivar Da-Ae chromosome C7, Da-Ae, whole genome shotgun sequence genome has a segment encoding these proteins:
- the LOC106409554 gene encoding phosphate transporter PHO1 homolog 2-like, producing the protein MKFGKELSSQMVPEWQQAYMSYDYLKNLLKEITKLKHRTNPPPPPHNAVSGEGLSRKMTLYRAFSGLVQTPGKKRQRSGQISPSQKTDIEEGYAPILVNKGGHGLETTFLMTAEEGGEYELVFFRRLDDEFNRVEKFYKEKVEEVVNDAIMLNKQMDALIAFRVKVENPVGWGWEERTVEMTRLASDVATSTAALSASTPARTGTMKPRAQARLEAIHEGGSSRGDDDEDHGDVRSSSLSKMAAGRPAPIEVLDHIKINNTKETPRSTIKGVLHSSSHEEIIFSRHNLREVEEKLKVAFVEFYQKLRLLKSYSFLNVLAFSKILKKYDKITSRKASKPYMKMVDNSYLGSSDELMKLIQRVEATFIKHFANGNRRKGMSILRPQIKRERHRLTFSTGFSAGCVFSLIVALVSIIRARNIFQKDGYEGYMKTMFPLYSLFGFIVLHMTMYAIDIYYWKRYRVNYAFIFGFKQGTELGYRQVLFVGFSIGAFALLCVLGNIDMQANPRTKSFQALTELLPLFLLGAMFTVLILPLNILYRSSRFFFLTCLFHCLAAPLYKVTLPDFFLGDQLTSQVQALRSIQFYICYYGWGDFKQRQDTCKDWQEYKIFLYIVAAIPYLSRLLQCMRRMFEEKSLEQGYNGVKYLLTIIAVCLRTAYGFETNKNHKFILKVLAGSASVLAAVFCTYWDFVHDWGLLNRTSKNRWLRDKLLVPHKRVYFIAMILNVVLRFAWLQTVLDFEFKFLHTQTVLAVVACLEIIRRGIWNFFRLENEHLNNVGKYRAFKSVPLPFSYDEDDEKDD; encoded by the exons ATGAAGTTCGGAAAAGAACTGTCGTCACAAATGGTACCGGAGTGGCAACAAGCTTACATGAGCTACGACTATCTCAAAAACCTTCTCAAAGAAATCACCAAACTCAAACACAGAACTAaccctcctccaccaccacatAATGCCGTCTCCGGCGAAGGACTTAGCCGCAAAATGACTCTATACCGAGCTTTTAGTGGTCTTGTCCAAACGCCAGGAAAGAAAAGACAAAGGTCGGGGCAAATCAGCCCTTCTCAAAAAACTGACATTGAAGAAG GTTATGCTCCAATACTAGTCAACAAAGGAGGTCATGGCTTAGAAACTACTTTCTTGATGACGGCAGAGGAAGGAGGAGAATATGAATTGGTGTTTTTCCGGCGACTCGACGATGAGTTTAATAGAGTTGAGAAATTCTATAAAGAGAAAGTGGAAGAAGTAGTGAATGATGCGATTATGCTTAACAAGCAAATGGATGCTCTAATTGCATTCCGAGTTAAGGTTGAGAATCCTGTTGGGTGGGGATGGGAGGAGCGGACTGTGGAAATGACTCGCTTGGCCTCCGACGTTGCCACTTCCACCGCTGCCCTCTCTGCGTCTACCCCCGCTAGAACTGGAACCA TGAAGCCTAGAGCTCAAGCTCGCTTGGAGGCAATACATGAAGGAGGCTCCAGCAGAGGTGACGAtgatgaagatcacggtgaCGTGAGAAGCAGCAGCTTGAGCAAAATGGCAGCTGGAAGGCCAGCCCCGATCGAGGTTCTAGACCACATAAAGATCAACAACACTAAGGAAACGCCTAGGTCCACCATTAAAGGCGTTCTCCATTCTTCAAGCCATGAAGAGATCATATTCAGTAGGCATAATCTTAGGGAAGTCGAAGAGAAGCTCAAAGTAGCCTTCGTGGAGTTTTACCAGAAGCTTCGTCTCCTCAAGAGCTACAG CTTTCTGAATGTGTTGGCGTTCTCCAAGATTTTGAAGAAGTATGATAAG ATAACTTCAAGAAAAGCTTCCAAGCCTTACATGAAAATGGTTGATAATTCGTATCTCGGAAGCTCAGATGAG CTAATGAAACTGATACAGCGTGTTGAGGCTACGTTCATAAAGCATTTCGCAAATGGTAACAGAAGAAAAGGAATGAGCATTTTGAGACctcaaataaaaagagaaagacATCGACTTACATTCTCCACAG GTTTCTCTGCTGGATGTGTGTTTTCTCTTATAGTTGCTCTTGTCTCCATCATACGCGCCCGGAATATTTTTCAAAAGGACGGCTACGAAGGTTACATGAAAACTATGTTCCCTCTTTATAG CTTGTTTGGGTTCATTGTGCTTCACATGACTATGTATGCTATTGATATATACTATTGGAAGCGTTATAGAGTAAACTATGCATTCATATTTGGGTTCAAGCAAGGAACTGAACTTGGTTACAGACAAGTTCTGTTTGTGGGATTTAGCATTGGAGCTTTTGCGTTGCTTTGTGTTCTTGGTAATATTGACATGCAAGCAAACCCTAGAACCAAAAGTTTCCAAGCACTGACCgaacttcttcctcttttcCTTCTTGGT GCTATGTTTACAGTTTTAATCTTGCCATTAAACATTCTCTACCGatcgagccgcttcttcttcctcacgtGTCTGTTTCACTGCCTTGCTGCTCCTCTTTACAAG GTGACGTTACCCGATTTCTTCTTAGGAGATCAATTAACTAGTCAAGTACAAGCTCTTCGAAGCATCCAgttttatatatgttactatgGCTGGGGAGACTTCAAACAAAGGCAAGACACATGCAAAGACTGGCAAGAAtacaaaattttcttatatattgttgCTGCAATCCCATATCTATCTCGCCTCCTTcag TGCATGCGACGAATGTTTGAGGAAAAAAGCCTAGAGCAAGGATACAACGGAGTCAAATACTTGTTGACAATAATAGCGGTTTGTTTGAGAACAGCTTATGGTTTTGAAACCAACAAGAATCATAAGTTTATTCTCAAAGTATTAGCTGGATCTGCCTCAGTTCTTGCTGCTGTTTTCTGTACATACTGGGACTTTGTCCATGACTGGGGACTTCTGAATAGAACCTCCAAAAACAGATGGCTTCGAGATAAACTTCTAGTCCCACACAAGAGAGTATACTTCATTGCAAT
- the LOC106409826 gene encoding transmembrane emp24 domain-containing protein p24delta8, with amino-acid sequence MDLLCWSSVCLLILTFLSPKTLSMRYEVHSGQMKCISEDIHAKSMTVGKYFIVNPNDEHHPLPDSHKIIVQVMSPQGTMLHEADNTESGQFSFTASETGSYLACITAVDHKPETTLTIDFDWRSGVHSQDWSKVVKKSQVEMMESSVKSLLDTMVSIHEEMYYLHERGEEMHELNRSTNSKMAWLSFLSLGVCLSVAGFQFWHLKSFFEKKKLI; translated from the exons ATGGATCTTCTTTGTTGGAGCTCGGTTTGTCTTTTGATCCTTACGTTTTTATCACCTAAAACACTATCAATGAGGTATGAAGTTCATTCTGGGCAGATGAAATGCATCTCGGAGGATATTCACGCAAAATCCATGACCGTTGGCAAATACTTCATCGTAAACCCTAACGATGAACACCATCCTCTCCCTGATTCTCACAAAATCATCGTCCAG GTGATGTCGCCACAAGGGACGATGCTGCACGAAGCCGATAATACGGAGTCTGGCCAGTTCTCGTTTACTGCATCTGAGACCGGTAGTTACTTAGCGTGCATCACCGCCGTCGATCATAAGCCGGAGACAACATTGACCATTGATTTCGATTGGAGGTCTGGTGTTCACTCCCAAGACTGGTCGAAAGTGGTGAAGAAGAGCCAAGTCGAA ATGATGGAGTCCTCGGTTAAGAGCTTATTAGACACTATGGTTTCCATCCACGAGGAGATGTATTATCTTCACGAAAG GGGAGAAGAAATGCATGAACTGAATAGATCCACAAACTCGAAGATGGCGTGGTTGAGTTTCTTATCGCTCGGGGTTTGTTTATCGGTGGCTGGTTTTCAGTTTTGGCACTTGAAATCTTTCTTCGAGAAAAAGAAACTCATTTGA